DNA from Deltaproteobacteria bacterium:
CGTCACCTGTGCTGCTGCTCCTTGGAATGCTACGGGCGTCTCAGTCGGTCCAAGCTTCGTCCCAGCTCCCAAACTAGGATGGGCATAAGAGGAAAGAGAATTATACAGCAAGATCATCGTGAGTGGGCCAGCAACACCGTCTGGCGTGAGGCGTTTGGCACGTTGAAAGCGTGCGACTGCGGCTTCCGTCTGTCGACTGAACACCGTCTCGCGCCCAGCGGCAAGCGCCAAATCTTTGCTGCCTTGGGCCTTGGTCAGCATCGCGTGTAAGCGTTTGACATTCTGCCCAACACTTCCCACCGTCAACGGTGCACCGATTCCTTCATAATCTTTCCAAAACATATACCCTTTGCCAAACCAATTCTCATTGAGGACCCGTAACGGAAGTTCTCGCTCACGATCAAGAAACACGCGGCAGCGCTCGCCAGACAGTCCAAGCAACAAAACAAAGCGGCTTGTTTCTAACTCTGGAACAACTAGTTCCATAATCATCGGGAGATCGAGAAGTGAGAGGAGATTTGCACTGCCGGTTAACGGCAGATACTCAAGCTGACGTGCACGAGCAATCGCCGCTAAATCAAGCGTCCCCCGTCGCCATTCTTTTTCTCGCAACCCCTCAACATTCCACGCGCGCAACAATCCGTCAGTCGTGCGAATAGCGCTATCAACCATATTGAGTGCACGCAGGTCGCGGAGGAATTGTTCAACCAACGCCTGATCGGCATCTGCGTCCGATTGCGCGGGCACAGGGACCGGAGCGTTTTCTTTCACAGGAGGTTCAGGGGACGCCACAACAGCGGGAGTCGGTTCTGCAACAGAGCGCGTCTCCTTGGTTGCCAGAGCTGGTGCAGGAACAGGAACCGAAGGAGCAGTCTCTGCCACCACTACCCCAGTTGTCGGAGTTGCCGATGTCACACCTTGTTCTTTCCGTTCCTCACGACTTGTCACAGTTGCCATTGGCGATGTCGCCTCACGAGTAAACCACCCACGACCAGCAGCAAAGGCAGCGACCAGACCAATGGTCGCCAAGAGCAGTGCGGCCAGCGCTGCCTTGAAGGGAAGCGATCGTCCCCAGAGAAATTGGCGCGCTTCTTGTCCGTGGCGACGGAGTTCTTTCATCGCCTGGCGCACCACATGAGAATCAATCTTCCGCTCCTCTTGCGTATAGGCAACCAACAGTGCGCGATGACTGAGGACGTTAATCAGGCGTGGGACTCCTCTGGAGAATTGATACACCAGGCGTATCGCCCCTGGAGTGAATGCAACAGGTGCCCTTCCACCGCCAGCAACCTGCAGACGATGGCGGATGTACGCACCAGTGTCATCCACCGGAAGCGGCTTTAAATGCCAACGCAGCGTGACGCGTTGGTCAAGTTGTGCAAGGTCTGGCCTTGCTAATGTTTGTGCCAGTTCAGGTTGCCCGACCAAAACGATTTGCAGCAGCTTGGCTCGTTCAGTTTCAAGATTCGACAACAACCGCAATTGTTCGAGCACGCTGGGTTCGAGGTCCTGCGCTTCGTCAACAATCACAACCGTTCGTCGCCCTGCACGTTGTTGGGCGAGAAGGAAACGGTTCAACTCATCGGTCAGCTCTTTCTTGCTTGACGAAGAGGAGGGGAGCCCTAAATCGGCATTGATCGTTTGCAGCAACTCCAACGAAGACAGAACGGGATTGAAAATATAGGCAATGGTTGTTTGGGTATCGAGGTTACGGACCAGGGTTCGGAGGAGCGTCGTTTTCCCCGCCCCGATCTCACCGGTGATGACAACGACCCCACCTCCCTCTTTCACACCAAAGAGAAGGTGCCCCAATGCTTCCTGATGATTTGCGCTCAAAAAGAGGTAATCAGGGTCCGGCGTCAGACGGAAAGGATTATCGCGAAAGCCGAAGAAGGATTCGTACATAAGCAAAACGTCATGCGTCAAACGTAAGACGAAAAACGTAGAGTATTCTTCATCCAATTACGTTTTACGTTTCACGTTTTCCATGTTCTTCTCTACGTAGCATACTGTTGCCTTGTCAGAAACACTGGCGGATCATTGCCTTCTCACAGGAGATTGGCTAAACCAGTGCCCATCATGTCACACGCACGAGATCCTCGATACGCGGCTTCTGGCGTCGATAGTACCAAAGCTGAAGCTGGCTTGTCCCTGTTGAAAACTTGGATAGAAAAGACTTTCCCCCTAAACCCACAGGCTCGACCACACCTCCCGTTAGGCTATTTTGCCAACATTATCCGTCTCGATGGACTGAATATTGGAATCGCCATTTCGACTGATGGCGTAGGGACCAAGTTGCTGATCGCCGAAATGCTCGGCAAGTATGACACGGTCGGCATCGACTGTATCGCCATGAACGTCAATGACCTGCTGTGCGTCGGTGCGACCCCCATCTCGTTTGTTGATTATATTGCGGTCGAGGAACTCCATCCTGAAGTGTTAGGAGAGATTGGCAAGGGGCTGTTCGTCGGTTCGCAGCAAGCACGTGTCAGTATCTCAGGTGGTGAGATTGCTCAGCTACGTGACATGATTCGCGGTGTGCGCCCTGGTGGCGGCTTTGACCTGGCTGGGACAGCCATTGGCACGGTTCTGCTCGACAAAATCATTGTTGGTGAAAACGTACAGCCTGGGGATGTCGTTATTGGGCTCGCCAGTAGCGGTATTCACAGTAACGGGCTGTCTCTGGCCCGGCGCGTGTTACTCAAAGAGACCGAACTCACAGTTGATAGTTATATGCAAGAGTTTGGTCGCACGGTTGGCGAGGAATTGCTTGAACCCACGCGCATCTATGTTCCAGAAATCACGGCGATGTTCGCCGCCAATCTGAAGATCACTGCACTTGCCCACATGACTGGGGATGGATTTTTCAATCTCACGCGCACGGCCAAGCCGGTGGGCTTCCGCATTCACACGCTCCCGCCTCTCTCAGCGATTTTCTCAGTCATTCAAGAAGTTGGCAAACTCACTGATGCTGAGATGTTCCAGGTCTTTAATATGGGAATCGGCTTCTGTATCGTCGTGACGCCAGCGGATGCCGAAAAGGTCATACAGATTGCTACGGATCACAATGTCCGCGCCTGGCGAATCGGAGAAACCATCGCCTCAGAAGAACGAACTGTGACGATTGAACCACGCCATCTATCGAGTCGTGACGGCAAATTCGTCTCTCTCTAGAGAACCTGTATCATGCTCGACCTTCAAACATTGAATCGCGAATCCCTCGTGCAGCTCACGGTCTATGGCCGTAAGACCGGGAAACCGCACACGGTAAAAATCTGGTTCGCCACTGATCCGAGCAAAGGGAAAGTCTACGTGACCTCTGCACGCGGATCGGACGCACAGTGGGTGAAGAACCTGCGGAAGAACCCACAAGTGGCCTTACAGATTGGCGATACCTCATTCAAAGGCACTGCCACATGGCGTGAAGATGATAGCGTGCGGACCGAAGTGATTCCGTTGTTCTTACAGAAATACTTCCTGGCCAAAGTCTTCAAATGGATCGGCTGGTATAAGACGATTTTTGCCTTTGAGATTATACCGACAGAAACGTAATACGTAATACGTAACCATCATCTCTTCCCTCTTACGAATTACGTTTTACGCATTACGCATTAGATCAAAAACGTTAAGTTCGGAATCGGTTCCCCCGCATTCACGAGCATCACCTTCTTACCGAACATTTTCAGTTCACCATTGACGGCACGCAGTTGATGAATCGTGTGGCCAGCCCAGAGATGTGTTTCGTGTTTGGCTTGCAGTGATAGTTCGACAAGCAAGAAGTTCGAGCCGACGACAAACTCACCAGTGCCAGTTTTTTCGATCTCGATATTCGAGATCAGGCGCCGCATCGACGAGGCTGGCGTTTGACTGTAACGGAAGCCGCTTTTGAGTAATCGCAGGCGCGTGGCAATGCGTGCCCGATTATCGTAGATGTGCGAGATGTGCCGATTGGGATCAGCATCTTCTTGGGTCGTCGCTGGCACCCAATAGATCGCATCATCTTCCCACAATGCTTCCCATTCGTTATAGCGCGACTCATCCGCCAGCCGCGCTTCTTTGTAGAGGAAGGCTTCAACAGCTCTGTGTTCGGCAGCTGTAATCATATTACGCACTCATCACTGTCCGGTAGTGCTTCCAAAAAGCTCGGTTCGTCGTTTCATCAGTCAAATGCGACACACGTCGCCCTTCTCCATCGACCTCTTCACGATGCAACCCACGCCCGATATCGAGCCACTCGGGATTACGAGCAGCTAAGCCGACCTGATTACGACTGGCAATCGTCGCATCATCAGCCGTCAAAAAGGAAGCTGGCCCCATCGCTGCTTCGCTCTGCCGCAGTAAGCGGATATTGAATTCTGGCACGCCCTTGAGAAACATTGGCGTATGCCAGTGAATACATTCATTGACACTGACCGGCTGCATAATCACGATGTTCATTTCAGCAAGAAAGAGATTAGGAAAAATGATCGCATGCGGTGGACCATCGAAGGTATATTTCTGCGCCGCTTCTTTGCCATAGCGTTGCTCCATCGCTGAGAGATAACGGGCAAACTTCCCTTCTGGACCGCCACCGAACCAATCGAACGGACGTTTGTAACCTGGCGCCCAATCGATCTCCGTGTGCCCGTTGCCCCAATCGCGTAACACCGCACGGACATCTTTTTCGTTGCCAGCAAACAAGCTGTATTGGGAATTGATCGACTTGATAAAACTGGCGTGCGTAAAGGTCAAATGATAACCATCGGTGTCATTCTCCGGTAGCATCTTCCAGTTCGCACCATAGCGATGCCGTATCCAACCAGCAGTGAGTTCGATTTCTCCCTCAGGGGAAAGATCGCAGGCGCGATCAATGAGCTTGGTAGCAATACCGAGATGGTCAGCGAGAGACACATCGGTTGGCTGCAGACAGGCAAAGACAAACCCACGATAGCTATCGATCCGAGCGGCCCGTGCTAAGCCATTCTTACTCTTATCGAAGCTCTGCGCGAAACCACCAGGGTGGGCAACACTTAAGAGGTTACCACCCAGATCGTATGTCCAACCATGATAGGGACACACAAACGCTTTGGTGTTGCCTTGTTCTACGGTACAGACGGTCGAACCACGATGCGCACAGCGATTAAGCAGGACACTCGGGCTTCCGTCTTTTTCTCGAACGAAAATCACAGGCTGTCGCCCGATCGCACGCGTAAGAAAATCGCCGGGCCTGGGAATCTCACTCTCATGGCCGATAAACACCCAGCCACGATAAAAGATCCGCTCCAACTCTTCCTCAAAGATACGTGGGTCGGTATAGAGCGTCGCGTGAACACGGTCGTCTTTCACTAAGACATCATATTGTGGTGCGGTTTCCTGGAGCATGGTGATATCCTTAAAAATAGTATTCAGTCGTCAGTTATCAGTATGTAGCAAACGCAGTATCCACAAAAAACTCAGACCTGACAACTGATAACTGACAAGCACAAGCCGGCAGCTATCTCATCGCACCCCACGGAAAAAGGCACGAATGTCATCAACGAGGAGTTGTGGCTTTTCCATCGCGGCAAAGTGACCACCAGCAGGCATCGGTGTCCAGCGTTGTACGTTATAGGCACGTTCGGCCCACTCGCGTGGTGGCCGGGCAAGCTCTTTAGGAAACGCCGCGAACCCGGTTGGAACAGTGATCTTCTCGTCCTTGGCTAACAACCACGGATGATGGCGTTGTTCGTAATACAAGCGGGTCGACGAGTTAATCGTCTGCGTAATCCAATAGATCATCACATTGGTGAGTAATTGATCTTTGGTATACGAGTTCTCGGGATTTCCATTACAGTCACTCCAGGTGCGGAACTTCTCGACGATCCACGCACACAATCCGACAGGTGAATCATTGAGCCCATATCCGAGGGTCTGCGGTTTGGTCCCCTGAATGTTTTGATAGCCAGTCTCCTCAGATTGCCAGCCTTTCATCTCTTGCATCCAGGCTTGCTCGGCGGCAGAGAGATTCTGCCGGTTGGCAGGATGTGGAGCGACACCAACCATATTGAGATGAATGCCAACGACATGCTGGGGAAAAGCGAAACCTAAACGAGAAGTGACTAACGCACCCCAATCTCCCCCCTGCGCACCATAGCGCGAGTAGCCGAGGACATCTTTCATCAGCGTACCGAACCACTCGCCAATACGGATCACATTGACTTTGCGTTCATGGGTAGGATCAGAAAAGCCATACCCAGGCAGAGAGGGGGCAATGACATCGAACGCATCCGCCGGATCACCACCATGCGCGGCAGGATCAGTCAATGGACCGAGGATTTGCATGAATTCATAGATCGATCCCGGCCAGCCATGCGAGATAATCAGCGGTAAGGGCTTCGGGCCTTTGCCACGTTGGTGAAGGTAATGAATACGTTGACCGTCGATCGTGACCTTAAAATGCGGCCACTTATTGAGCTCACGCTCCTGTGCACGCCAGTCATATTTCGTGCGCCAATAATCAACCAACTGTTTGATATAGGCGAGATTCGCCCCATACTCCCAACCGGTATCAGGCACTTCTCCAGGCCAGCGTACGCGGTCGAGTCGCTCGCGCAGGTCGGCGAGTTCAGCATCAGAGACATGAATCGTAAATGGCTCGGGCTTGGTATATGCCACAGCACCCTCCTTATTCTTGAAGGTAACGTTGAGAATTCCATGCCAGGCTGCAGTCCTCGGTTAGAGGCTTGAGAGAGGAAGCCAGTCCCTAAAGCCTGAAGCCTATAGCCTATAGCCTTTTTTCATTCCTCACTCTTCATTCTTAACTCTTAACTGGCTTTGTTTTCCTCCTCACCTCTTCTCGCTGCTCCATCCGTTCGCGAATTTCCCGCTCCTGCCCTCGTTCAGTCGGCGCATAATAGCGTCGTTCTTTCAGCTTATCGGGAAGATGAGTCTGTTCGACGACAGCATCGTCGTAATCATGCGCGTACTGATAGCCCTTATTGTATCCAAGGCCTTTCATCATCTTGGTAGGCGCGTTGCGAAGATGAAGAGGAACCGGCAGTGGACCATGTTCTTTGACATCTTTTGCTGCAGCGAGCATGGCTTTGTATGACGCGTTCGACTTCGGTGCTGTCGCGAGATAGGTCGCTGCCTGCGCCATGGGAATGCGCGCTTCTGGCATACCCACAAAGTGAATCGCATCACGGGCCGCAATCGCCAGTGGTAAAGCATGCGGGTCCGCGTTGCCAACATCTTCTGCGGCAAAGATCACCATGCGGCGGGCGATAAACAACGGATCCTCTCCAGCTTCTACCATCCGCATCATCCAGTACACAGCAGCATCAGGATCACTTCCTCGCATGCTCTTAATAAAAGCCGAGATAACGTTGTAGTGTTCTTCGCCGCCTTTATCATACAGTAACGCTTTGTGCTGCGCCGCCTCTTCAACCAGAGAGAGATCAAGCGTTGAGGTTCCTTTTTGCCCAGCAAGCATTGCTGTCACTTCGAGGGTGTTCAGTGCCGACCGTGCATCTCCCTGTGCGTGTTGAGCAATGAAAGTCAGGGCTTCATCCTCGGCAGTCAGATGCTGAGTCCCGAGCCCATGCTCTTCGTCTGCGAGCGCACGTCGCAACAAGCGAATCAAATCCTCACTGTTCAATGCTTCCAACACTACTACGCGCGCACGCGACAGCAGCGGTGCAATCACTTCAAAGGAAGGGTTTTCGGTGGTCGCACCGATCAACGTAATCAGCCCACTCTCGACATGCGGCAAGAAGGCATCTTGCTGAGCTTTGTTGAAACGGTGAATTTCATCGACGAAGAGAATCGTTGCTATCCCCGAGCGCCGTCTTTCTTCTTGCGCTTCATCAAGTATCTGTCGCAACTCCTTGACCCCTGACAGCACAGCGGAAAAAGCCACAAACGGTGCGCGGACGGTTTTAGCCAGCAAATGCGCCAGCGTCGTTTTCCCGCACCCTGGGGGTCCCCAGAGAATCAAAGACGGCAGGGTTTTACGTTCCATGATCTGTTTCAGGAGGCGTCCTGGGCCAAGCACCCGCGTCTGCCCCACATACTCCTCAAGCGTACGCGGACGCATACGTTCAGCCAGTGGGGCTTTCTTGGCTGCCACCTTTGCGGCACTATGGGCAAACAAATCATCATCACGGGTTGGCACGGTGCGACATTATACCCGACCACAGCCGACACAAAAGGGAGCGTGGCAGATTTCCGACGGAGCCAGCATGAACACCATTGGTCTTGTCCTCAAACGGAATACCCCAGAAACAGTTGCCCTTGGACGTCAAGTAGCAGCATGGCTCCAGGAACGTGGAAAGACGATCCTGCCAGAAGACCAAACTAGTCAGGAACTCGGCTTCTCTCGTGGCTGGCGCAAAGTTGAGATCATGCAGCGCGCTGAACTCGTCATTGTCCTTGGTGGCGACGGTACGTTGCTCAGCGTTGCTCGCCGTGCCAACGCGCGTGTCGTCCCCATTCTTGGGGTCAATCTTGGCAGCCTTGGATTTCTTACCAGCACAACGACCAGTGAGTTATTTTCGACGCTGGAGCAGATCCTTCGCGGTGAATATGACGTCGAACAGCGCAGTCTCCTCGAAGTGACCCTCGCGCGGAATGACCATCGGATGGAGTCATTTCAGGTGCTCAACGATGCCGTGATCAACAAAGGCGCCCTGGCACGAATTATTGACCTTGAGGCCTGGGTCGATGATCACTACTTGTGTACCT
Protein-coding regions in this window:
- a CDS encoding nitroreductase family deazaflavin-dependent oxidoreductase — translated: MLDLQTLNRESLVQLTVYGRKTGKPHTVKIWFATDPSKGKVYVTSARGSDAQWVKNLRKNPQVALQIGDTSFKGTATWREDDSVRTEVIPLFLQKYFLAKVFKWIGWYKTIFAFEIIPTET
- the purM gene encoding phosphoribosylformylglycinamidine cyclo-ligase, with protein sequence MSHARDPRYAASGVDSTKAEAGLSLLKTWIEKTFPLNPQARPHLPLGYFANIIRLDGLNIGIAISTDGVGTKLLIAEMLGKYDTVGIDCIAMNVNDLLCVGATPISFVDYIAVEELHPEVLGEIGKGLFVGSQQARVSISGGEIAQLRDMIRGVRPGGGFDLAGTAIGTVLLDKIIVGENVQPGDVVIGLASSGIHSNGLSLARRVLLKETELTVDSYMQEFGRTVGEELLEPTRIYVPEITAMFAANLKITALAHMTGDGFFNLTRTAKPVGFRIHTLPPLSAIFSVIQEVGKLTDAEMFQVFNMGIGFCIVVTPADAEKVIQIATDHNVRAWRIGETIASEERTVTIEPRHLSSRDGKFVSL
- a CDS encoding NAD(+)/NADH kinase, coding for MNTIGLVLKRNTPETVALGRQVAAWLQERGKTILPEDQTSQELGFSRGWRKVEIMQRAELVIVLGGDGTLLSVARRANARVVPILGVNLGSLGFLTSTTTSELFSTLEQILRGEYDVEQRSLLEVTLARNDHRMESFQVLNDAVINKGALARIIDLEAWVDDHYLCTYKADGLIVATPTGSTAYSLAAGGPIIAPAVGVVVLSPICPHMLTNRPIVLPDTANIRVVLRTAEEDVILTLDGQEGHPLKQGDTVSIKRSESTVALIKPQNRTFFDVLRSKLRWGER
- a CDS encoding Rieske 2Fe-2S domain-containing protein, which encodes MLQETAPQYDVLVKDDRVHATLYTDPRIFEEELERIFYRGWVFIGHESEIPRPGDFLTRAIGRQPVIFVREKDGSPSVLLNRCAHRGSTVCTVEQGNTKAFVCPYHGWTYDLGGNLLSVAHPGGFAQSFDKSKNGLARAARIDSYRGFVFACLQPTDVSLADHLGIATKLIDRACDLSPEGEIELTAGWIRHRYGANWKMLPENDTDGYHLTFTHASFIKSINSQYSLFAGNEKDVRAVLRDWGNGHTEIDWAPGYKRPFDWFGGGPEGKFARYLSAMEQRYGKEAAQKYTFDGPPHAIIFPNLFLAEMNIVIMQPVSVNECIHWHTPMFLKGVPEFNIRLLRQSEAAMGPASFLTADDATIASRNQVGLAARNPEWLDIGRGLHREEVDGEGRRVSHLTDETTNRAFWKHYRTVMSA
- a CDS encoding epoxide hydrolase translates to MAYTKPEPFTIHVSDAELADLRERLDRVRWPGEVPDTGWEYGANLAYIKQLVDYWRTKYDWRAQERELNKWPHFKVTIDGQRIHYLHQRGKGPKPLPLIISHGWPGSIYEFMQILGPLTDPAAHGGDPADAFDVIAPSLPGYGFSDPTHERKVNVIRIGEWFGTLMKDVLGYSRYGAQGGDWGALVTSRLGFAFPQHVVGIHLNMVGVAPHPANRQNLSAAEQAWMQEMKGWQSEETGYQNIQGTKPQTLGYGLNDSPVGLCAWIVEKFRTWSDCNGNPENSYTKDQLLTNVMIYWITQTINSSTRLYYEQRHHPWLLAKDEKITVPTGFAAFPKELARPPREWAERAYNVQRWTPMPAGGHFAAMEKPQLLVDDIRAFFRGVR
- a CDS encoding replication-associated recombination protein A translates to MRPRTLEEYVGQTRVLGPGRLLKQIMERKTLPSLILWGPPGCGKTTLAHLLAKTVRAPFVAFSAVLSGVKELRQILDEAQEERRRSGIATILFVDEIHRFNKAQQDAFLPHVESGLITLIGATTENPSFEVIAPLLSRARVVVLEALNSEDLIRLLRRALADEEHGLGTQHLTAEDEALTFIAQHAQGDARSALNTLEVTAMLAGQKGTSTLDLSLVEEAAQHKALLYDKGGEEHYNVISAFIKSMRGSDPDAAVYWMMRMVEAGEDPLFIARRMVIFAAEDVGNADPHALPLAIAARDAIHFVGMPEARIPMAQAATYLATAPKSNASYKAMLAAAKDVKEHGPLPVPLHLRNAPTKMMKGLGYNKGYQYAHDYDDAVVEQTHLPDKLKERRYYAPTERGQEREIRERMEQREEVRRKTKPVKS
- a CDS encoding aromatic-ring-hydroxylating dioxygenase subunit beta, which encodes MITAAEHRAVEAFLYKEARLADESRYNEWEALWEDDAIYWVPATTQEDADPNRHISHIYDNRARIATRLRLLKSGFRYSQTPASSMRRLISNIEIEKTGTGEFVVGSNFLLVELSLQAKHETHLWAGHTIHQLRAVNGELKMFGKKVMLVNAGEPIPNLTFLI
- a CDS encoding DUF2075 domain-containing protein, with the protein product MYESFFGFRDNPFRLTPDPDYLFLSANHQEALGHLLFGVKEGGGVVVITGEIGAGKTTLLRTLVRNLDTQTTIAYIFNPVLSSLELLQTINADLGLPSSSSSKKELTDELNRFLLAQQRAGRRTVVIVDEAQDLEPSVLEQLRLLSNLETERAKLLQIVLVGQPELAQTLARPDLAQLDQRVTLRWHLKPLPVDDTGAYIRHRLQVAGGGRAPVAFTPGAIRLVYQFSRGVPRLINVLSHRALLVAYTQEERKIDSHVVRQAMKELRRHGQEARQFLWGRSLPFKAALAALLLATIGLVAAFAAGRGWFTREATSPMATVTSREERKEQGVTSATPTTGVVVAETAPSVPVPAPALATKETRSVAEPTPAVVASPEPPVKENAPVPVPAQSDADADQALVEQFLRDLRALNMVDSAIRTTDGLLRAWNVEGLREKEWRRGTLDLAAIARARQLEYLPLTGSANLLSLLDLPMIMELVVPELETSRFVLLLGLSGERCRVFLDRERELPLRVLNENWFGKGYMFWKDYEGIGAPLTVGSVGQNVKRLHAMLTKAQGSKDLALAAGRETVFSRQTEAAVARFQRAKRLTPDGVAGPLTMILLYNSLSSYAHPSLGAGTKLGPTETPVAFQGAAAQVTHEGTVPSYEYNS